One Thermogemmata fonticola DNA window includes the following coding sequences:
- a CDS encoding acyl-CoA dehydrogenase family protein, translating to MERDAERLLEDVEAFCREIRPIEELAYAERRYNDQVIPLAQKHNLLGMIIDPAYGGRGADTVTYLKALSRIGREGTTVRTFFSGHLSIGAYPIQTWGSETLKRKYLPRAAKGECILAFGLTEPEAGSNPRQMTSTYRRQGEGYVLNGVKYLISNGGIADAIVVFAYPADLPESDPRRRISAFVIDTHVPGFEAESFTAQAKLGLPTSNTAMFSMHELYIPAENLLGNEGEGFRIAMGTLVSGRLSVAAGCLGVIEDCLAEASQYAKERVQHGKEIARHQLVQEHIAMIEMARVATAALVHQAALAKDRASAHPQDPALAREADLLAAQAKFFASHAAWDAADRAVQVFGGRGWSTLYRPARHLADVRVCRIYEGTDEILKLKIAAAVLGKEWEAFH from the coding sequence ATGGAACGAGATGCGGAGCGCTTGCTGGAGGACGTCGAGGCGTTCTGTCGGGAAATCCGGCCGATCGAAGAGCTGGCCTACGCGGAGCGGCGTTACAACGATCAGGTCATTCCTTTGGCCCAAAAACACAACTTGCTTGGCATGATCATTGATCCCGCCTACGGGGGGCGGGGAGCGGATACCGTCACCTACCTCAAAGCTCTCAGCCGAATTGGACGCGAGGGAACCACGGTCCGCACATTTTTCTCCGGTCATCTGAGCATCGGAGCCTATCCCATCCAAACCTGGGGAAGCGAGACCTTGAAGCGGAAATATCTACCCCGTGCAGCCAAAGGGGAATGCATCTTGGCTTTCGGCCTAACAGAACCGGAAGCGGGTAGCAATCCCCGCCAGATGACCAGCACCTACCGCCGCCAAGGTGAAGGATACGTACTCAACGGAGTCAAATATCTGATCTCCAACGGTGGCATTGCCGATGCGATTGTGGTTTTCGCCTATCCCGCGGACCTGCCTGAGTCGGACCCCCGCCGCCGCATCTCGGCATTTGTGATCGACACGCATGTCCCCGGCTTCGAGGCGGAAAGTTTCACCGCTCAGGCCAAGTTGGGGCTGCCCACCTCCAACACCGCCATGTTTTCCATGCACGAACTCTACATTCCCGCAGAAAACCTTTTGGGAAATGAAGGCGAGGGCTTCCGCATTGCCATGGGAACGCTAGTCAGCGGCCGCTTGAGTGTGGCAGCAGGCTGCCTTGGTGTGATTGAGGACTGCCTGGCCGAGGCCAGTCAGTATGCCAAGGAACGGGTTCAACACGGCAAGGAGATTGCACGTCATCAATTGGTGCAGGAACATATCGCCATGATCGAGATGGCTCGAGTCGCCACTGCCGCACTCGTGCATCAGGCGGCTTTAGCCAAGGATCGGGCCTCTGCTCACCCCCAGGACCCGGCCCTGGCCCGCGAGGCGGACTTGCTAGCAGCCCAAGCCAAATTCTTCGCCTCCCATGCCGCTTGGGACGCCGCCGATCGCGCGGTGCAGGTCTTCGGAGGCCGTGGTTGGAGTACCTTGTACCGCCCGGCTCGCCACCTCGCTGACGTCCGCGTGTGCCGCATTTATGAGGGAACCGATGAAATCCTCAAGCTAAAAATCGCCGCCGCCGTGCTTGGTAAAGAGTGGGAAGCATTCCATTGA
- the glgA gene encoding glycogen synthase GlgA — translation MTGPRVLFATPEVAGFAKTGGLADVSASLPRALAQLGAAVAVVMPYYNAVRRSGQPIERTPFVLPVPLGDRVLACRVYRSLLPRSSVPIYFIEHSPFFERDDPRLGRGLYQQVMLGGYRADYPDNAERFIFFSRAVLELVPHLDFRPEVIHVNDWQTALVPVFLAEAYRSRPGYNHLRTLLTIHNLAYQGIFGRDVLPLTGLPGWLFNPTQLEYHGFFNFLKAGIIYADAINTVSPTYAREIQTPEYGYGLEGLLASVQHKLTGIVNGCDYEQWDPAHDPHIAATYTPDTVVERKPLCKADLQRRFDLPVMADTPVLGMIARLVHQKGIDLVLSAAPGFLDLGCQIVFLGEGDREYHDQLQAFRSRHPNRVGLYLGFHEGLAHVIEAGADLFLMPSRYEPCGLNQLYSLKYGTPPVVRVTGGLADTVVNATEENIAAGTATGFAFHDYTASALYETVRWALTLYHHRPHHFRQIMQTAMRQDWSWNRSAREYVALYDRLCQTVARLQHG, via the coding sequence GTGACAGGACCGCGCGTGTTGTTTGCCACGCCTGAAGTGGCCGGTTTTGCCAAAACCGGGGGATTGGCAGACGTATCCGCTTCCCTGCCTCGTGCCTTGGCGCAATTGGGGGCCGCCGTCGCCGTCGTCATGCCGTATTACAACGCGGTCCGCCGGAGTGGGCAACCGATCGAACGGACCCCATTCGTCCTCCCCGTGCCGTTGGGGGACCGCGTTCTAGCTTGCCGAGTGTACCGTTCCCTGCTCCCGCGCTCCTCAGTACCCATTTACTTCATCGAGCATTCCCCTTTTTTCGAACGGGATGATCCTCGCCTGGGCCGCGGGTTGTATCAGCAAGTCATGCTCGGCGGCTATCGTGCCGACTATCCCGACAACGCGGAACGCTTTATCTTTTTCAGCCGGGCGGTGTTGGAACTGGTACCCCACTTGGATTTCCGACCCGAAGTGATTCACGTCAATGATTGGCAAACGGCACTCGTGCCGGTGTTTCTGGCGGAAGCCTACCGTTCCCGGCCAGGGTACAACCATCTGCGCACCCTCCTCACCATCCATAATTTGGCTTATCAAGGCATTTTTGGCCGGGATGTTTTGCCCCTGACCGGACTGCCGGGTTGGCTATTCAATCCCACGCAGTTGGAGTATCACGGCTTTTTCAACTTCCTGAAGGCGGGGATTATCTACGCTGACGCCATCAATACGGTCAGCCCCACCTATGCTCGCGAAATCCAGACGCCAGAATACGGTTACGGCTTGGAAGGTTTACTAGCCAGCGTGCAGCATAAACTGACGGGCATTGTGAACGGCTGCGATTACGAACAATGGGACCCTGCCCATGATCCCCACATCGCCGCCACTTATACTCCGGACACTGTGGTAGAACGCAAACCGCTTTGCAAAGCAGACTTGCAACGCCGCTTCGACCTGCCGGTGATGGCGGACACCCCTGTCTTGGGAATGATCGCCCGGTTGGTCCACCAGAAGGGGATCGATCTGGTACTTAGCGCAGCACCGGGATTCCTCGACCTGGGCTGTCAAATCGTATTTTTGGGAGAAGGGGACCGCGAATACCACGACCAGCTTCAGGCGTTTCGTAGCCGACACCCCAACCGGGTGGGTTTGTACTTGGGATTTCACGAAGGTCTTGCGCATGTCATCGAGGCTGGGGCCGACTTGTTCCTCATGCCTAGCCGCTACGAACCCTGTGGTCTTAATCAGCTCTACAGCCTCAAGTATGGCACGCCGCCGGTGGTCCGGGTCACCGGAGGGTTAGCCGATACTGTCGTCAATGCCACGGAGGAAAATATCGCAGCCGGCACGGCGACTGGCTTCGCCTTTCACGACTACACGGCCAGTGCCCTCTACGAAACCGTTCGCTGGGCGTTGACACTTTATCATCATCGCCCTCATCACTTCCGGCAAATTATGCAGACCGCGATGCGGCAGGACTGGAGCTGGAATCGCAGCGCCCGGGAGTATGTCGCTTTGTACGACCGACTTTGCCAGACGGTTGCACGCTTGCAACACGGGTAA
- a CDS encoding FG-GAP repeat domain-containing protein, protein MFGLSRLMSALLTPKVAVFLAALFLVWLPWFTGAAEVVPPENIRWKKIVLDRKFRAEGVAIADVNRDGKLDVLNGEYWYEAPDWTPHEMQPPADFKDGLANYSRVFACWSDDLNADGYPDLIVIDFPGTPCYWMENPKGKARAEGQPLHWKKHMIWHSACNETPQYVDLLGTGRRVLVMGWQPKGKDNEGQMAYFTPDPKDPYAPWIMHPISPPSQPGKPVPGTHRFSHGLGVGDVNGDGRLDVLCTGGWWEQPAKVDGQTPWTFHPAPLGEACADMFAWDIDGDGLNDVLSTSAHKFGIWWHKQRRDPKTGATSWTTHTLFGLLVSETHAAHLTDIDGDGLPDLVTGKRWWSHGRAEPGSSWNAAIYWFKSIRHPDKVISFHPYLIDSDSGIGTQFVVADLNGDGLKDVITSNKKGVFVILQQR, encoded by the coding sequence ATGTTCGGTCTCTCCCGCTTGATGTCTGCTTTGCTAACACCCAAGGTTGCTGTGTTTCTTGCAGCCCTCTTCCTGGTTTGGCTCCCGTGGTTCACGGGGGCTGCCGAGGTGGTGCCCCCGGAGAACATCCGCTGGAAAAAGATCGTGTTGGATCGTAAGTTCCGGGCGGAAGGTGTGGCCATCGCGGATGTCAACCGGGACGGCAAGTTGGACGTGCTCAACGGGGAATACTGGTACGAAGCCCCGGATTGGACTCCGCACGAGATGCAGCCGCCGGCGGATTTCAAGGATGGCCTGGCCAACTACAGCCGGGTTTTCGCCTGCTGGAGCGACGATCTCAATGCCGATGGCTATCCCGATCTCATTGTGATCGACTTTCCGGGCACCCCCTGCTACTGGATGGAAAACCCAAAAGGCAAAGCACGGGCTGAAGGGCAACCACTGCACTGGAAAAAGCACATGATCTGGCATTCTGCCTGCAACGAAACGCCGCAATATGTGGACCTGCTCGGCACCGGCCGCCGTGTCCTGGTGATGGGCTGGCAGCCCAAGGGTAAGGACAATGAAGGCCAGATGGCTTATTTCACACCAGACCCCAAAGACCCTTATGCCCCGTGGATCATGCATCCCATCAGCCCGCCCAGTCAACCGGGCAAGCCAGTCCCCGGCACCCATCGCTTCAGTCATGGCCTGGGAGTGGGGGATGTCAATGGGGATGGCCGACTTGATGTCCTCTGCACAGGCGGCTGGTGGGAACAGCCAGCGAAAGTCGATGGCCAAACGCCCTGGACCTTCCATCCGGCCCCCCTCGGCGAGGCCTGTGCTGATATGTTCGCTTGGGACATCGACGGGGATGGTCTAAACGATGTTCTGAGCACCTCCGCCCATAAATTCGGCATCTGGTGGCATAAACAGCGCCGGGATCCCAAAACCGGGGCCACTTCCTGGACCACCCATACTCTTTTTGGCTTGCTGGTTTCCGAAACGCATGCCGCTCACTTGACCGATATCGACGGGGATGGCTTGCCGGACCTGGTAACCGGCAAACGCTGGTGGTCCCACGGACGGGCCGAACCGGGTTCCTCCTGGAATGCCGCCATCTACTGGTTCAAATCCATCCGCCATCCCGATAAGGTGATTAGTTTCCATCCCTACCTGATCGACAGCGATTCCGGCATCGGCACCCAATTCGTCGTGGCAGACCTCAACGGCGACGGACTCAAAGATGTGATCACGTCTAACAAGAAAGGAGTCTTTGTTATCTTACAGCAAAGATAA
- the mscL gene encoding large conductance mechanosensitive channel protein MscL → MREFLQEFQKFILRGNVVDLAVGLIIGAAFTNIINSLVKDIFMPILGLLTGGFDLSGQTITLYGDARLGWGNFAQSTITFLIIGFCLFLVVKAMNRVREWAPLPAVPPPEPAETEKLLREIRDLLREQASKPSASPANPPAAL, encoded by the coding sequence ATGCGTGAATTTCTCCAGGAATTCCAGAAGTTCATTCTCCGCGGCAATGTGGTCGATCTGGCGGTGGGCCTGATCATTGGGGCCGCTTTCACTAACATCATCAACTCTTTGGTCAAAGACATTTTCATGCCCATCTTGGGACTACTCACCGGCGGTTTCGACCTTTCTGGCCAAACGATTACTCTCTACGGAGACGCTCGGCTAGGATGGGGTAACTTCGCCCAGTCCACGATCACTTTTCTGATTATCGGTTTCTGCTTATTCCTCGTGGTCAAAGCCATGAACCGCGTGCGGGAATGGGCACCCCTTCCCGCTGTTCCACCCCCTGAACCGGCGGAAACGGAAAAACTTCTCCGGGAAATCCGCGATCTTCTCCGCGAACAAGCTTCCAAACCCTCCGCGTCCCCGGCCAATCCCCCTGCCGCTCTCTGA
- a CDS encoding sigma-70 family RNA polymerase sigma factor produces MVTRKLGKILEVWNRSRQRREENTARISSRDDHGGESNRREDTVSEFRIAALRELAEQQTRYAPPARRQAQREAACQLLAEIDPAKSYPYQYVCFRITDYRSEAYPDLLISGEDLRHDLELFIRRLEKSLPAVPVEQTIEPMLTLEEVSQRLNVSTKTISRWRLKGLVARRIKINGRSQLGFPLSAVERFVAEHRELVERGARFSHLSEAEKEEILRLARQCKEEGLNLTETSRRIAARLKRSPEAIRYTIKNFDRDHPDLALYPHSGPLDPSSKQGIALTMTRHLMRDETVDTLAKRHGRSRSSMYRIANEMRLQELLRTPIDYIYNPEFDDPAKEAEILAEMPGLAEFEAKRAARTPPKDVPAYMAHLYEWPLLTREQEQHVFRKMNFLKYKLHKFLQSLEPSKVRACDLQRIEELKREIKKCRDLLINCNQRLVYAQAKQRLTPGESIDDLVSDGNLSLMRAVEKFDYSRGNKFSTYATWAIMKNFARSIPDEKTRRQRFMTGHDELFETQADTRGDEQEAIATADAARDRINRLLEHLDPRTREVIRMRAGLDGHEEMTLEQIGQHFGITKERVRQINVRGMRLLREWAAKEKVDLP; encoded by the coding sequence ATGGTCACCCGCAAGTTGGGAAAAATCCTGGAGGTTTGGAATCGATCCCGGCAACGACGGGAAGAGAATACAGCCCGCATTAGCAGTCGGGATGATCATGGCGGCGAGAGCAACCGCCGGGAGGACACGGTGAGCGAGTTCCGAATCGCCGCGCTTAGGGAGTTAGCGGAGCAGCAGACCCGCTATGCTCCTCCAGCTCGGCGACAGGCGCAACGGGAAGCCGCTTGCCAGCTTTTGGCCGAGATTGATCCGGCCAAGAGCTATCCGTACCAGTACGTCTGCTTCCGGATTACGGATTATCGCTCCGAGGCGTACCCGGACCTGTTGATTTCTGGTGAGGACCTGCGGCACGATTTGGAATTGTTCATCCGGCGGTTGGAAAAGTCCCTGCCAGCCGTGCCGGTGGAGCAAACCATCGAGCCGATGCTCACTCTGGAAGAGGTCAGCCAGCGGCTCAACGTGTCCACCAAGACGATTTCGCGCTGGCGGCTGAAAGGCCTCGTCGCCCGCCGGATCAAGATCAATGGCCGCAGCCAGCTAGGGTTTCCCCTCTCGGCCGTGGAGCGATTTGTGGCGGAGCACCGGGAGTTGGTGGAACGCGGCGCCCGGTTCAGCCATCTCAGCGAGGCGGAGAAGGAAGAAATTCTACGCTTAGCACGCCAGTGTAAAGAGGAAGGCTTGAATTTGACCGAAACCAGCCGGCGCATCGCCGCTCGGCTGAAACGCAGTCCCGAGGCCATCCGTTATACCATCAAAAACTTTGATCGTGATCACCCGGACTTGGCCTTGTATCCGCACAGTGGACCTTTGGACCCCAGCAGCAAGCAAGGAATTGCCCTGACCATGACTCGGCACCTGATGAGGGATGAAACCGTGGATACCCTCGCAAAGCGTCACGGACGGAGCCGCTCCAGCATGTACCGCATTGCCAATGAAATGCGGTTGCAGGAGTTGCTGCGGACACCGATCGACTATATCTACAACCCGGAATTTGACGATCCAGCTAAGGAGGCGGAAATCCTCGCGGAGATGCCGGGGCTGGCGGAGTTTGAGGCGAAGCGAGCGGCCCGGACCCCCCCGAAGGATGTGCCGGCCTATATGGCCCACCTCTACGAGTGGCCCTTGTTGACCCGCGAGCAGGAGCAGCATGTATTCCGGAAGATGAACTTCCTCAAATACAAGCTGCACAAGTTCCTCCAGAGCCTGGAGCCGTCCAAGGTGCGAGCCTGCGACCTGCAGCGGATCGAGGAGCTGAAGCGGGAGATCAAAAAGTGCCGCGACTTGCTGATCAATTGCAATCAGCGCCTCGTGTACGCTCAGGCCAAGCAGCGGCTCACTCCGGGTGAGAGCATCGACGATCTGGTGAGCGACGGCAACCTGTCGTTGATGCGGGCGGTCGAGAAGTTCGACTACAGCCGGGGGAACAAGTTCAGCACCTATGCCACGTGGGCCATCATGAAGAACTTTGCCCGCAGCATTCCGGATGAGAAAACGCGGCGGCAGCGATTCATGACCGGCCACGATGAATTGTTCGAGACCCAGGCGGACACCCGCGGCGACGAACAGGAAGCCATCGCCACGGCAGATGCGGCCCGCGACCGCATCAATCGCCTCCTGGAGCACCTGGATCCCCGGACCCGTGAGGTGATTCGCATGCGCGCCGGGTTGGATGGCCACGAGGAAATGACCCTCGAACAGATCGGCCAGCATTTCGGAATCACCAAAGAACGGGTGCGGCAGATCAATGTCCGCGGCATGCGCTTGCTCCGCGAGTGGGCTGCCAAGGAGAAGGTGGATTTGCCCTGA
- the ilvN gene encoding acetolactate synthase small subunit, which yields MRHILSALVQNKPGVLAHIASMLASRGFNIDSLAVGETEHHDLSRMTFVVHGDDAVLDQVRKQLDKIVTVVRVDDISSENYVERDLMLIKVNCPAEKRPEVFLIAETFRGRVVDIQHNNVIIEISGTEAKVEAFIELMRPYGILELARTGRIALVRGEPKPQVAEEGT from the coding sequence ATGCGGCATATTTTGTCCGCTTTAGTGCAGAACAAACCAGGCGTGCTCGCTCACATCGCCAGCATGTTGGCTTCTCGCGGTTTCAACATTGATAGCCTGGCCGTGGGGGAAACCGAGCATCATGACCTATCCCGCATGACGTTCGTGGTCCATGGTGATGACGCGGTCCTGGATCAGGTTCGCAAGCAGTTGGATAAGATCGTCACGGTGGTGCGGGTGGACGACATCAGTTCGGAAAATTACGTCGAACGCGACCTGATGCTCATCAAAGTCAATTGCCCAGCGGAGAAACGTCCGGAGGTGTTCCTGATAGCGGAGACGTTCCGCGGGCGTGTCGTTGATATCCAGCACAACAACGTCATCATCGAAATCAGCGGTACGGAAGCGAAGGTGGAGGCCTTCATCGAGCTAATGCGTCCCTATGGGATACTGGAACTGGCTCGCACAGGCCGTATTGCTCTGGTACGCGGGGAGCCGAAACCCCAGGTCGCGGAGGAAGGGACATGA
- the pckA gene encoding phosphoenolpyruvate carboxykinase (ATP) — protein MTSLVDQLLEAVPPFDPTVLEIPQPGRVYAHLTSAVLVEHAVRRREGVLTERGAFSAFTGARTGRSPQDKYIVRDALTASQVDWSANQPLEAEQFRRLRERFREHFRGRDLYVFDGQAGADPRYRLTLRVVTEKAWHNLFARALFLRPPLEELESFTPEWTVWHAADFHADPQRDGTRSDACIVISFEHRMVLVGGTHYAGEIKKAIFTVLNFLLPQRGVFPMHCAANVGSDGDVALFFGLSGTGKTTLSADPSRRLIGDDEHGWSDQGIYNFEGGCYAKTIRLSAEGEPQIWNALRFGSVLENVTVHPYTRDPDFDDDRLTENTRAAYPLHYIPHAELSGQGGHPRHIFFLTCDAFGVLPPLARLDAAQTLRYFLCGYTAKVAGTETGITQPVPEFSTCFAKPFLPRPPQVYAELLRQRLERYRPQVWLLNTGWTGGPYGIGRRIPLDWTRAMLSAVLEGHLEHVPYETEPIFGLAIPRECPGVPERLFHPRQTWPDPTAYDKTATALAERFAAEQDKFRLPQ, from the coding sequence ATGACGTCGTTGGTCGATCAGTTGCTGGAAGCTGTGCCGCCGTTTGATCCGACGGTACTGGAGATTCCGCAACCCGGTCGTGTTTATGCCCATTTGACCTCCGCGGTTCTGGTGGAGCATGCGGTGCGCCGGCGGGAAGGTGTATTGACGGAGCGGGGCGCTTTTTCCGCCTTTACCGGTGCGCGCACCGGCCGTTCTCCCCAAGACAAGTATATAGTGCGCGACGCCCTGACGGCTTCCCAAGTGGACTGGTCGGCCAATCAGCCCCTGGAAGCCGAACAATTCCGGCGTTTGCGGGAGCGCTTCCGGGAACATTTCCGCGGGCGGGACCTTTACGTCTTTGATGGCCAAGCCGGCGCGGATCCGCGCTACCGCCTCACCTTGCGGGTGGTGACCGAAAAGGCCTGGCACAATCTCTTCGCGCGTGCCCTGTTCCTCCGCCCTCCTCTGGAAGAGTTAGAGAGTTTTACCCCGGAATGGACGGTTTGGCACGCAGCGGACTTCCATGCGGATCCCCAACGTGATGGCACGCGGTCCGACGCTTGCATCGTCATCAGTTTCGAGCATCGGATGGTCCTAGTGGGGGGAACTCATTATGCCGGCGAAATCAAGAAGGCCATTTTCACCGTGTTGAATTTTCTGCTCCCGCAACGGGGCGTCTTTCCGATGCACTGTGCCGCCAATGTCGGATCGGATGGAGATGTTGCTCTGTTTTTTGGGCTTTCGGGAACGGGGAAAACCACTCTCAGCGCTGATCCATCCCGGCGGCTGATCGGAGATGATGAACACGGTTGGAGCGACCAAGGAATCTACAACTTTGAAGGAGGGTGCTACGCGAAAACAATCCGCTTGTCAGCGGAGGGGGAGCCGCAAATCTGGAATGCCTTGCGCTTTGGCAGTGTGTTGGAGAATGTTACTGTTCATCCTTACACACGTGATCCGGATTTTGATGACGACCGGCTCACGGAAAACACGCGGGCTGCTTATCCGCTGCATTACATCCCGCATGCGGAATTGAGCGGGCAAGGAGGGCACCCGCGGCACATCTTTTTTCTCACGTGTGATGCTTTCGGGGTCTTACCGCCCTTGGCGCGTCTGGATGCGGCCCAGACCCTGCGTTACTTCTTATGTGGCTACACGGCCAAGGTGGCTGGCACCGAAACCGGCATCACTCAACCTGTCCCGGAGTTTAGCACCTGTTTTGCCAAGCCTTTCTTGCCGCGCCCTCCGCAGGTTTACGCGGAATTGCTCCGGCAACGCCTGGAACGGTATCGCCCTCAAGTTTGGCTGCTCAATACGGGTTGGACGGGCGGCCCCTACGGAATTGGTCGCCGCATCCCCCTGGACTGGACGCGCGCGATGCTCAGCGCCGTTCTGGAGGGACATCTGGAACACGTGCCCTATGAGACTGAGCCGATATTTGGGCTGGCGATTCCCAGGGAGTGTCCGGGGGTGCCAGAGCGGTTATTCCATCCGCGGCAAACCTGGCCGGACCCGACTGCCTATGACAAGACGGCTACCGCTCTGGCGGAGAGATTTGCTGCGGAACAAGATAAATTCCGTTTGCCCCAATGA